The window TTGTCAGATCACTTTTGATGGAGTTGAGATCAAGACATTTCAAGTGATATGGTTAAGACAACAAACCGGATTGGTGAGCCGAGAACCTTTTTTGTCCAATGAAACGATCAGAGCAATATTGCTTATGGTAAACAAGAAGATGCTACTGAAACCGAAATAGTATCTGCAGCTGACCTATCTTACGCTCATGGCTTCATTAGTGGCCTACAACATGTAACTTTAAGTGGAATAATCGAACGAAATAAACAGATTGTCTAGCCCTAATTCCTAAGTCCATGGCTTCAGATTAAACTGAAAGATTTACTTACCATTGTAGGTCTATGATACAATGGTTGGTGAAAGAGGTGTTCAGTTATAAGATGGGCAAAAAAGCAGAGAGTATCCATAGCCAGAGCAATTGATAAAGGCCCTAAGGTGTTGCCACTTGATGAAACCACGAGTGCTCTAGACGCTGAGTCAGAGGGTTTGGTCCAGGATGCATTGGACCGGGTTATGGTTAACCGAACCACCGGACGTTGGTGGCACATCGGTTATCAACTATCAAGAATAATGATGTAATTGCGGTGGTTAAGAATAGAATCATAGTGGAGAGAGGAAAGCATGAGACTTTAATTAATATCAAAGATGGTGTTATGCTACTTTAGTGAGCTTTTAAATCTTCAAGCAACAAATAataacgaaaaaacaaaaatttaccaTAGAacacaatcaaatattttattaatttgatttgattctaaacaacataaaaatatatatttcaaaaagtacgaaacaaaaaaattatgaaataaaaaaatttaataatcttttattaAAGTTACATTTAAAGACTCTTTAACGTTCTATGAGGATGgctgttttggtttgattttttttgtccgTAATTGGGATAAGTTATGGTTGGGGTTTTTAAGTTTTacagttttataaataaaaaccatgTATCGCGGTTTCGGTTTGATTCTGGATTTCTAAGGTTATTCAGTGAttttacaaccaaaaaaaaaatataattttactacataaataaaaaagaatctaaaaagaaaaaataaactaaagaatATGATTATCTCAAATATtcataaaacccaaaaaagaacctaaaaaaaaaccatcctGGAACAAGTAAATTGTGCTTTTGATTGGTTTCATCAAGATGGATaagagaaattaagaaaagtttacAGAAACCATAAAACGAAATAGAAAAGAGCAATTAAGAAAAGCAGGATTattatcatcttctttgtcttctttgccGGCTCTTGGCATTCTGCTTCTGTCTTCCCATTCTCCTTCGAAGGCTCCTCAGTTTTggcttcttcctcatcatcagaCACATGTCCTGAACCTCTTCTTCGGAGATCTCTCAACCGTTCTTCAAGCTGTCAAGAAAAATTAGaccaaaaggaagaaaatagcTAGGATCGGGCCGAGAGAGGAAAAATTATTGAAGAGTACGTACCTTTAAGAGGCTTTGCACTCCCATAGAGTTGCCTTGTCGGCCATCACCATGAGCATCACAACGGATAGCAAGAGCAACTTTTGCAGCTAGTGACCGAGAGATTTTAGCCTTGTGCTCTGGTGCAGCTTGGGCAACCAGAGGTGCGTGGTAAATGAGACCATACTTTGGAGTGTTGTGTCCGTACTTGAAGGCTCTTAATAGGGCCTTTTCAGATCCAAGTATCTGAATCTTGCACGCAGGTAGCTTTGAGAGGTTCAATAAACTACCACGATGAGAAATTAGGCGTGCACCAACCATCTCCCCGACAAGTGCAGTTAGGTTTGGTGCAATTGTGTTCATTCTGCTCTTCAAGATGCCATGAAGCTGAGCTCTGCACTCAGTAAGAGCAAGAATCTGGTCACAAATTTCCCTGATGCGCCTCAAGTTAAGGTCACTGACTTGAGGTCCCGTAGATATCACAGCAGcattttttagttttgcttcatcttcatcagtCAATATCTGAGATGACATTAATTGGACACATAAAATATCTAAGTATCAAATCCAGacaaataaaagacaaaagagaatgGTAAACAAGTTTTAACCTCAGAGAAGTCTAGCTTTGGTGCATTAATCCGATTCCCCATTAGCTTTACAGCCTTGACATATTGGATTTTGTCATGTACGATCTTAGCGAGCTCAGGAAAATGCAAATTGTACAATTCAGGAAGCCCCGTTGAGTAAGTGTTAAGCTCTTCGTCAAGATCATCAAGCTTTCCTATAGCTTTGATTACAATGGTCTCCACctaataaaatattaagtatTGAGGGGATAAGTAAACATATATAAGACGTAAAACAAACACAATGATCATCGACAAACTCAaacatctctcttctcttcccaaAACCTAAAGATTATGATTAGAATTAAATTAATGGTCtacatatcatctacatatGATGAGTTTAATTATCGACTTTTCGATCGTCATAACTCATTAAGTTTACGATCAATCACCAAGATAACATTGTTTGCTAACTTCCAAGCCAAAGAGtatgatatattaatatttgtaaGTACTATGGCGAAAATATTTGCACACTTGTCAAATAGATCAATGTGGGTagacaaaaaattatttctatctCCAGTGCAATATCCAAGAAACAGAACCCACAAGGCAAATTGCATGCCAAAAAAGCATGACCATAAGACGTACTTAAGTcgataatttattttgaaggAGAGTATCCAATTAATGTATAAGTAACACGAGACGtaaaacaaacacatcataGGATATACAGAGGAACTTAATAGCAATTTAGACCAAACATTGAGCTAAATATAAGACAATATAAACAAACGACTACCTTTTCATCAGAGCTGAACTTTAGTTTGTATCCGGCAAGGCCATGAGACAATCCCAGGCTCATTGTAGCTAAGCTAGATCGTGATCCTCcaaaagagggagagagagagagagccttaGAGGGTTTATATAAGCTGAAGCGTTAGATATATagggagagaagaaaaaaggagcGAATAATTTGCTAGGTTTTATATGGGTGTTGATGAGGTTCAGAGattcttaaaatattatgtCGTCAACTctataaatttatcaaaaacaaaaaattgtttattctcgactaaacagaaaagaaaaggattatTTTGACTATTTTTGAACGATATATTCCTAATTGTCAAATATTGTGTCAACGCTATATTaatcctaaaaataacaaatatgtgCATCGGTAGATTTGGCCTGatcatgttaaaaaaatatatatcaatatatatatgtaaaagaagaaaaattgatgTTTCGACTtaaaaaaacaggaaaaattttaagtgaaacaaaaaaatatttttctttattgtgtACTAACCAAAAagtattattactatttttcagaaataatatatttctataacaaaattatagttaaatttttaattataagaaaacaactgtataataaattttccaaaataccAGCCTTACTTCAAACagaaaaacttataaaaaaaaaaaaaaagattgttacTCTACCAAGCATAAAAAGGACAAGGATTATACTATTTTTAAAGGTATAGTCTATAAGAAAATCTTACAGTTAGTTActgaatcttttttattttttttgggcaaaagtTAGTTACTAATTCTAAAGCAAGATTTTATTAAGGAATATTAACTCCACTTTTTGTTATCAATATTAtcctaaagaagagaaaaaaaaaaaatttgcatctGTAGATTTGGCCTCGtgtaaaataaattgaaaaagtatatatacatatggaAAAAAACAGATGTGTTTTCGATTAAAAAAAGGAACGATTTaggagtgaaaaaaaaattgattaatgtGTACTACTAAACAGTTTAgtgaaaacttaagaaaaaatattactatttttcaaaatgatatatttcaattaaaaatatacaaattttcattttaagaaaataatatcacAAAGTTTCCACTACATCATCCTAATTTCAAAcgtagaaatttataaaaagacaaaaaaggattattgattgatggTGCTTAAGAATATTTTAACATTAatataattgaaattaaataaaaatacagaataaatttatgatttgatCCTAAGTGGGTCACCACATTTTTCCCCTTTACTTGTTGATTTCTCAAATTTCCTAcatgaattttttgttttctcattaaaaaccaccaaaacaaagtttgtttttcttaaaactacacaaacttcatttttttttatccaaataactacatttttttaattaaaccgaTTAATAAATCGAAAACCACTAGCTCGGTGTGACTTAATCCAAATTTAATCAAATCCAATCCAATTTTGACCcgatacttcttcttctccacccgacctcaattttcttcttcttcatctaaaATCAATAACCACGTCGGTTTcagttttgtaattatgtttcaTAAAGctaatccttcttcttcattgtgaCAATCAGAGGAATTTGTTTATCAAGGCGATTTTGGTTTCTCAAATTTGGCTCTCTCTCGATTAGTTCCTCCAAAGCAAAAGCAAGCAAGCTTCTTAGATTTATTTGGTCTATAGTTATAAATTCTTGGAATTGAGAATCGTTGCATCTAATtaaaaatccctaatttcttTTGAGGTCCTTGAAATAAATCCCTAatgtgatttgtttttctttttttttttcaatgattaaTGCAATCAAAGGAGTCGATTGAACACAATTGAAGTCATggattaattttctttttgtatttgtttgcaGCGATATTCTATTGACACAACAATTCAATGTGAACATGAACAACAATTACTCATTTGTGGTCACATCACATGTTATAGCAGATGATTTGGAATGAGAAAGTCTATGAATTTCCTTAGATCATTCATAAAATACGTACATGGCTCTATATAGCTTGATCAGTTACACTAGATCTGGGGAGTTTCCACAAGATCATGAAGTATACAAACAGGAATAACAGAGtcctaaaaatatgtaatagaatatattttatgtCTATCACCCTCCCTCAGTCACAGCGGCGGAAGAACGGTGAGGCTGCATCAGAATCTGTTATGAAGAGACGTCGGTAGGCCCTTTGTGAAGATGTCAGCGTATTGAAGGGATGTTGGAACATGAAGAACCTTCACTTCTCCGATAGCAACCTTCTCAAGCACAAAGTGAATGTCTAACTCAATTTGCTTTGTACATTGATGCTTCACGAGATTGGTGGAGAGATAAACCGAGCCTATGTTGTCACAATAAACAACGAATGCACTCTTGATGGGACGATGGAATTCAAACAGGAAATTGCGTATCCAAGTTCGTTCAGCAGTGTTAGCTAAACCTTTGTACTCAACTTCTGAGCTTGATCATGATGGTGTCGGATGTCTCTTTGCTGACCAAGGAACGAGATTAGGGCCAAGGAAAATACAGTAGCCGGATGTTAAACGCAGAGTATCAAGGCATCCAGCCCAATCAACATTGAAGTATGTCGTGAGAGTATGATTTGACCTCGAAACATTCGAATGCCATGGTTTAGTGTGCCTTTGATGTAGCGGATAATTCTCTTGAGTGCTTGAAGATGTGGTTGTCGTGGATTGTGCTTGTATAAGCATATCTGATGAACAACATAAGAGATGTCTGGCCTTGTCAAAGTTAGATATTGTAATGCACCTGCTAGCTTTCAGTAATACGTCGGGTCTTCAAGGGCATCATCGTCGTTGACGGAGAGTTTGGATTTGAGGTCGACCGGAGTGGCAATTGGTTTGCAGTCCACCATTCCAGCTCATGTAATGATGTCTTCAGCGTAGATGGATTGAGATAGGAACAGGCCATTTGCATTGAAGTCCGCCTTGACGCCGAGAAAATGACATAGCTGTCCAAGGTCCGTCATTGGGAATTCAGATTTCAGTTTGTTGATGATGTGTTGAAGGAGACTTGTTGTAGAGGCAGTGAGTAGTATGTAATTAACATAGAATAGCAGATAAGCATAGTCATGATTtcagaaaatttgaaaaccatGAGTTCCATGCACGTGGCGCTTGTTTTAAACCGTAAATTGCTTTGTTGAGCTTGCACACATATTGTGGGTAAGTTGGATCAATGAATCCTGGAGACTGATGCATGTAAACAGTCTTCTGAAGATCTCCTtgcaaaaacacatttttaacaTCTAATTGATATATAGGCCAGTGCAAAGCAACACCCACGTTAAGAACTGTGCGTATCGTCGCTGGCTTAACCACCGGACTGAAGGTCTTATTGAAATCAGTTCCTTCTTCCTGGGATTTGGCAGTGGCAACCAACCGAGCCTTATGACGTGATAACACCCCATCAGCATCATACTTATGCTTGAATAACCACATAGAGCGCACAACATTCACATTAGGAGGTCGAGGTACCAAGTTCCATGTCTTGGTCTTAAGCATAGCACCGTGTTCATCAGTCATTGTGGGGTTCCTGTTAGGGTCAGATAAGGCGTGGATGTGGCTTTTAGGAAGAGGAGATTTTGTATTGGTGAGCAGGGAAATAATTTGTTTCGGTTTCATAATTCCCGATTTTGACCTTGTTTGCACTGAGCATGGGTTCCGGAACAAAGGGTCTGGACGAGTGGGCCTTGATTGGGCTCTAGGAAGGACTGGTTTGTGGAGAAAGGGGCTTGAAGTATCGACTGAAACAGAGGTGATGGTTCGTCAGATACCTCTAAGAAACGATAATTATCGTTTGGTGGTTTTTGTTCAGCTGCAGGAAATATCTCCTCATCGAAATAAACATGTCAAGTGatgattattttctttgtttttaaatccATACAGTGATAACCACGATGTTGAGAGGGGTAGCCGAGAAACAAACAGGGAGTTGATCTCGGTGACAGCTTGGGAAGATTAAAGTGATTCAATTTCGGGAAGCAAAAACACCCGAAAACTCTAAGATGTTCATGTGATGGTTCTTTGTGAAAGAGAAGAGTATAAgggatttgatttttaatggcTTTTAAAGGAGTGATGTTAAGAATATGAACGGCAACATGAAGTGCTTCAACCCAAAAAGTTTGGGGCAAGCAATCTTGAAACAAGAGAGTTCTTATGGCCTTGTTAATTGTGCGAATGATCCTTTCAGATCGGCCACTTTGCTGGGAAGTGTGAGGACATGAAAATGCCATGAGAAGCAAAGTAATTTTGGAATTCGGAATTATTGAATTCTCCACCATTACCTCACTCTTTGGGCACTTGTAGTATTTTCTACCTTGATTGTGCCTAGAAGCACACACTTTCCGTTTCATCTGTTTGCAACAGAAACATTGGATTGGAACACCATAATTACAGTCCGCTCTTGCACAGCCACTGTCATAGCTTGGTTCAGTTTCAGAACTCTCAGTGTAGCTGATTGGCATTGTTAGTTATCGAAACATGAAATCGTCGCCGCTTCTCTTTGCTACTTCTGTTCTCTTCTTCGAAATCCTAGAtttttgggaagaaaaaaaaaagaaaaggaattgaGAAATAGGAGAGCGggttataaaataaatatattttggagaGCACATGTCTATCTTCAGAATTGACGGCAGAATAATATTaaagtacatatatttttactcaTAGTTGTACTTAAGTGTCCAGTTGTTCCTATACTAAGATAGTTGTACTTTATAAAGATTTTCGTGTTTTCTTAGTTGGACTTTACTTAACCTTTAGGGATTAAAGTTGGTCACATTTGGTTCCATGATAATTCATCACTAAAGAGGTTCTTGTTGGAAAATTTTAACGATATCATAATTTTCCAAACTCACAATATTTTTTGATGTTATGGACTCCTTCTCACCTCTAATTTATCTTTATTTCAGCAGAATACATATTTGCGATAGAAGACATTGATACACAACAAATAAAATGGTCTTAGTTGTTCTTGTTGAACCTACTAGTTGATCCTGTTGAATCTACTAGTTGTTCCCGTTGAACCTCTAAGTTGTTCCAGTTGAACCTTATTATGTGATAATAATAAGCAAATGATATTCTTAGTTGCCCCCATATGAACCTGGTTTTGCGAATTACCAACACATAACACATACATAAAATGAAGAACTTAGATTGTCAAAAGTTACAATTAGTTCTGCgataaacaacacaaaacatagATACAGAAAATAAACTTAGGTGTCCCCAGTTTGTTCAGCGGGATTTGGAGGCTGCAACCACTTATCGAAGTTTATGCCAGTCTTAAACTTCATTTGTCTTCTCCTCTTACGACGACGTTCCCCAGTAGATGGGAACCTCTTTTCTTGAGATCTTCCACCACCAATTTTAGTGTATTTCGGCGGTTTAGCGATTAATTGTCGAATTGCAGCAGGAACATTCCAGTCAGACTCATGCGGTacaacataaattattttgtaatatgccAATGCCACGTCTCAATCAAGTAATATATTGAGCAGAGATCATGCATTTCAATATGCACTGTTATTCCATCTCTCCTCATGAGGTTTCTGACTGCGGCCATGGCATGGACACATGGGTAATTGTCAATATCAAAACATCTGCAAGaacaactttttattttcaagtccACCAAATAAGTCTTCCCATCTAGACCTATAACGCTGTACTCAAGGTGGTAGCTGTTTAAGTCACTGTTAAACGAGCTGCAACTACATAACGCTCATGCAATTCATTCTCCACATAAGGCACCAGTTTCCTTGTGTCTGATGCACCAACATGATCTTTCCTATGTTTGTTGAACCATTCAGAAAATTTCTCAACAATAGCATCAATCATAGGCAACAAATGGAACTTTCTTGCTTCACGAAACACACTGTTTATTGATTTTGCTGCGTTGCTAGTGTCGATGTTGTACTTATCTCCTTCAAAATGATATCTTGTCCATTTTTCCAACCCAATCTTTTCATCTAGATACTTAGCGGCATTAGGAAACCTACATCTAAAATCCATAAAATCTCTCTCGAAATCATTCTTAGTATAAATATGAGTGTGTTCATTGAATTTATCCAAAGTTATATCCTTGTCAATCTTTACATGGTCTCTAAGGTTTTGAGCCAAGTGATATATACATTGTGCATGCCTTGCACTTGGGTACACCTCTGAGACAACATATATTATGCTTTTATGCCTGTCACTTATAAAAACCAATTCATGATCATCCGGTACGACAGTTTTCAGCTTGTTGAAAAACCATGGCTAACTAACATGA is drawn from Camelina sativa cultivar DH55 chromosome 8, Cs, whole genome shotgun sequence and contains these coding sequences:
- the LOC104709480 gene encoding putative nucleolar protein 5-3, whose amino-acid sequence is MSSQILTDEDEAKLKNAAVISTGPQVSDLNLRRIREICDQILALTECRAQLHGILKSRMNTIAPNLTALVGEMVGARLISHRGSLLNLSKLPACKIQILGSEKALLRAFKYGHNTPKYGLIYHAPLVAQAAPEHKAKISRSLAAKVALAIRCDAHGDGRQGNSMGVQSLLKLEERLRDLRRRGSGHVSDDEEEAKTEEPSKENGKTEAECQEPAKKTKKMIIILLFLIALFYFVLWFL
- the LOC109125927 gene encoding probable nucleolar protein 5-1, which translates into the protein MSLGLSHGLAGYKLKFSSDEKVETIVIKAIGKLDDLDEELNTYSTGLPELYNLHFPELAKIVHDKIQYVKAVKLMGNRINAPKLDFSEIFYVSN